From the Candidatus Kapaibacterium sp. genome, the window AATTCAGCTCGAGAATGTTAATCCTTATCATCTAACATCGGTAATCTCGAAATTGGAGGAAGCCGGTTGCGAAATGGATATTAATTCCAACAAAATTCACCTCAAAGCCGTTGCTCCGCCCAAGCCTGTTGATTTGGTTACAGCAGTCTATCCGGGCATTCCTACCGACATTCAAGCACAATGGACTTCGTATATGTTGACTGCCGAAGGCACTTCCAAAGTAACGGACAATATTTATCAAGACCGATTCAAACATATTCCTGAATTAGTTCGATTAGGAGCAAAAATTGACGTCGTTGACAATGCGGCGATTATTTCCGGAGGCGAAAAGCTTTCCGGTGCTACCGTAATGAGCTCAGATTTGCGTGGCAGTGCATCGTTGATATTGGCGGCTCTTGTAGCCAAAGGCACTACTGAAGTGCTCAGAATCTATCATTTGGACAGAGGCTACGATAATATCGAACAAAAGCTCAAAAAGCTGGGTGCCGTGATAGAACGTCATCAGTCAGAGTTAATCTAAGAAGAATAAAGTATATAAATAGATTAAACTGAAGCCTGACAAAAAGACCATACCGGCAATAGCAAGTATTTTGAGCCAGAGCGGTGGTTTGCCTTGCTCCGGGAAATATTTTGTGGTCACGACTTTGTAGTTGAAAAATGCTAAGATTGGTGCTGCCAAAAATGACACAATCGTTGCTACATCCATCATCAATTTCAGATTCTTAGCAAAAAAGCTGACAATGATAAGTCCCAAAACACTTATTATTATCATAATTGCAAAGTAAACGTTCAGCTTCAATTGGTTGGCACGTTTGCTCAACAAGAACAAACTTCCGGTTATAGCACGTGGATAGCCGTCCATAACTGTCAACAATGAGCTGAACATAGTGATAAACGCAGCAGGTGCAATTATTACAGCACTCCAAGAACCAAATAATTTGGTATAGAGACTAATAAGTTGTTGGGCAAAAACCGCACCCGAGTTAGAGAATTGAATACCGGTGCCATACATCAAAGTTGCCCCGAGAGTCAAAAAGAATATCGCCAATAATGTCGTACCAATGTAGCCGATATGGAAATCAATAAGCGACTCTTTCAATGTCGGGATATGCTTTTTTTGTTTGCTTCTGCTCAATGTCCAAAGCGAAGTCCATGCTGATAATTCAATTGGTGCCGGCATCCATCCCATCAATGCGATGATGAATATTATTCCGCCCTTGGTATATAAATCCATAGGTGTAAAATCAGGAGGAATATTTTGTCCTCTGTCAATCGCCAACAAAAAGGCTATAAAAGTGCAAACTCCAAGCAAGAAAACCATGATTTTCATAATTTTATCAAGTGCCGGATATTTGCCGATTACTAACAATAAGAAGCACAAAAGCACTAATCCGATACTCATCATCAATGGGTCAACACCGCCACCGAATATATATCCGGCAAGTCCCGCACTAACTAAGGCAAGTGCAGCAAGATTGATTATACCTGTGATTACGGAAACAATAGTAAAAGCTACCAATATCCATCTGCCCATGTCATTGTAACCTTCGAGCAAACTCCTTCCTGTTGACGCAGTATATCTGTAGCTGAATTCAAAAAATGGATATTTGAATAGATTTGCCATCACAACAATCCATAGCAATGTAAATCCGTAATCGGCTCCTGCTCGAGTAGATTGCACAAGGTGCGAACCGCCGATTGCTGCTCCTGCAAACAATATCCCGGGTCCGATAGTCTTTAAAATGCCAATTATTTTTTCTTTATTCATGCTTATCATCATTTTAAACAATGCAAAAATAGCAGAATAATGCTACAAAATTCTAATCTTCAAAAAATTCTAAGGGCAATCGTCCTAATTTATAAAAACTCAGTATCTCCCCGAATCCATATGTATTGGAAGTTTCGGAAATGTAATCAGGTTGTCTGCCGTTTTCCTTGATATATTCCAACATCCCTTGTTGCTGCCAAAGAAAATTTTGAGGAATATTCGGGAATCTTTTTTTCAAAACACCATAAGTATTCAGCGCCGATGTTGACCAAAACCAAGAGAAAAGACTGATTCTCGAATTATCATCAGCAATGCTAAGTGCTGACGGCAGCAAACAATTCAACACAATTTCACGCCGCAGATGTGCACCTTCGTTAGCTATTCGCTTTTTGATAAATCCGTGCATCGTATCGGGAATTGAAACAGTTTCCTTGATTTCGAGAAAATTCAAAAAATCAATCATTTCCGAATTTGTCAAATTTTCCAAAATTTCATTCAATCGTTTTTCATCATACGATGGACGACGACGCTTTGAAGCGTATCTTTGCAAAAAGTCGGCTAAATTGGAATGAAAACCTTCTCGCAAATTGCCGTTATTGAACATTTTTTTTGCTTTTGCAGTCATTCGGAGCAAGCGAATCAGAGCGTAATTTTGCAACTCCTCGATGTCATTGGCAATATCAATTTCCGTTCGTTTCTCAGTCGGAGCGAGCAGCTTAAGTTGAGTTTCATCAATCACTAAGGTTTCAAAATCTCTTCTAATCGGTGTGTCGTCTTTGAATACGATATGAATCACAACGTCATCGTATTCAATGTTCGAGGAGTGGGCGTGACGAAGCCAATCCGATGAGCTTCTGTGAAATTCCGCATCGCCTACAATTACGTAGCCGTTCAATAAAATTGCAATATTTTTGAGGTCGGGACCATCGTACAAATTCATCTTGCCCGGTGATAAAATTTGCAGCCGATTGTTTGATTGTGTCATAAATACTTGCGAAGGATTCGAGAGATAGGCATGAACCTTACGCAATAATTCTCTTTCGTTTTCAACTTGCATAATTTTTTCCAAAAGATATATTTATTAATTTGTAAATTTACGATATACTATTGAAATTCAGTTAGTTTGGTTTAATATTTGTTATATTTGTTAATAATTTAGCAAAATATTATTTGAAATGAGCGAAGAAAACATACAAGAAATTGAGGATTGGGTTACCAAAGGTGATGATTATGCCAAAAATCAAGTCTTTGATAAGGCGGTGGAATGTTATACTCGTGCCATCACAAGCAATCCCCGTGCGTCATTTGCCTACTTCAAGCGTGGCTCGGTGTTAGTCCAGCTTGATATGTTCAATGATGCTCTCGAAGATTTCAATAATGCAGTAATGCTCAACCCAAGTTTTTCATTTGCTTATTTCAAACGCGGCTCGGTAAAGTTCAATCTTCACCACTATAAAAGTGCAATTGAAGATTTTTCGACAGCCATCGAACTTAATGCTGATTTTTCCTTTGCTTATTATAAGCGAGGAATGTGCAAATTAAAGCTCAAAGACATTGACGAGGCACTCGAAGACCTAAATTTAGCACTGGAGCTCAATCCGGGCTATATGCCTGCATATTTAAACAGAGGCAACATTTATTTTGACAAAAAAGATTATGAAAATGCTGTCAAAAATTATACTTCGGCTCTGACGATTGAGCCAAGCCAAGAAAAGACACTCGTGGCTCGCGGTCTGGCAAATTCGCATATTCAGCGATATAAATCAGCCTTAGATGATTTTGCATTGGCAGTGAAAATAAATCCCAATTCGCATTTGGCATATAATTACAGAGGTTTGATTTACAACAAGACCAAAAATTTCACTCTTGCTGTAATCGAATTCGACAAAGTGATTGAATTAGCTCCAAATAACGCCGATGCTTATAATAATCGTGCAATAGCACATTTCTGGATGAAAGATTACGAAAAAGCCGTGAAGGACTATTCCAGAGCTTTACACTTGAAGCCAAATTCGCCTCATTTGTATTTCAACAGAGCGAATGCACTTTATTATTTGAAGCAATTTATCGAAGCAATCCTCGATTTCGACAAGGCTATCGAATTACAACCCGGGCTAACATCAGCATATTTTGGTAGAGCGAATTGCTCGGTTTACATGAATAAATATCGCGATGCAATTCAAGATTTTAGCCGTGCGATTACACTCAATCCCAAGTTTTTACAAGCTTATATCGGCAGGGGCAACGCTTATTTGAAGATGAAAGTATTCAAAAAAGCACTCGAAGATTTCACGCTTGCAATTGAGTTGAACAAGGAAAATCCTATCGGATACCTCAATCGTGGGATTGCATTCAAACTTGAGGGTATAAATGAAAAAGCGGCGATTGATTTTCAAGAATTTCTCCGTCTATCAACGCATAATACCAGAACTGTAATTCAAATCAAAAATTGGCTCAAAAAAATGCACTATCCCTTGATTAGAGCTAAATAACAGGCGATTCGAGCAAAGTTAAATCCCCTTCGACTGCATTCATCTTAGCTTTGCACATCTGTGGAATAGTCAACTGATTATCGGTATGCCCGAACATGAATCCATAAAAGACCGGAATCTTTAGTTCGGCGAAATAGCTGTCCAACACTTCGCCCAATGATAAATCCCAAGTATTTTGAGTAGAACCGGAACCGCAATCATCGCAACGTCCGAAAATCAAACCCGCTATTTTGGCAAATACTCCCGCAAGCCTCAATTGATTCAACATTCGGTCAATTCGGTATGGTGGTTCGCCAACGTCTTCAATTAGCAAAATTTTCCCGTCAAAATCAGGCTCGAATCTCGTTCCCATCAGCGAAGTCAATAATGACAAATTTGCGACGAGCGTTATTCCTTCTGCTTCGCCCGGCACAATAGTACGAATAGGGAAGGGGTTCCGAGGCGATGAACCGGAATGAGGGTTGCTCAAAACAAGCGGGAAATTAACATCACCAAAGACGATGTTTCGGAAATTTGTAGCCGTGTAATTATTAAATGAAGACATGAGAACCGGACCATGGAATGTTCTGAGTCCGGCATTTTTGTTTATAGCAAGATGCAGTGCAGTGATATCACTATATCCGACGAAGATTTTCGGATTTTGGCGAATCAAATCATAGTCAAGCCCGTCAACCAGACGCCCTGAGCCGTAGCCACCTCTGGTGCAAATCACACCTTTGATAGAGCTATCGGCAAAAACTTCATGCATATCATCAATACGTTGGCGGACTGAGCGAGTTTTATAACCGCTGCCGGAGACAGTGTTCTTCGCATATTTGAAATTCAATCCCAAATATTTCAAAATTTCTTCAACTTTTGCCAAATCATCAGGCGAACTTACCGAAGTTCCGGGTGAAACAATGCCAATCGTGTCGCCTGGCACTAATTTTGCAGGCTTAACAGTGGATTTTTGAGAAACATTGGCTTTTGCAATGCTTTTTGAGAGCATCAGCGAGCCGATTGCAAGCGATGCGATGCTTAAAAATTCTTTTCTATTCATAAGAAAAATTGGATTTTAAGAGTTTATTGATTAAATTGATTATAAATATAGTGATTTTTCGAATAATTCGTTTTATTTTGTAGTATTATTATTTGCAAATTGGCAATTTATGGAACTTTTGTTACAGTATGATGTAGAATTTGACGAGGATACCCCCTTCGGAAAGGACGTGGAAGCCGACCACGCCTATTTGATGGATGCTATCGACAAAGTCGGTGGCAATCTTGACAAAGAGCTAATCAGTAAAGCATTTTATTTTTGTGTAGAAATGCACAAGGGTAAATATCGCAAATCGGGCTATCCCTATTATACTCATCCGCTCAACGTCACTTTGTTGTTGATGAATGAGTTGCAGTTGCATGATTCCAATTCATTGGCGGCATGTTTGCTTCATGATACTATCGAAGATGTCGAAATCGTAAGCACGGAGATGATTACAAGCGAATTCGACGAAGATATCTCAGAGATGGTGGACGGCGTAACCAAAATATCACATTCAGAAATTATCAAACCCGAAATATACACTGAAGACAACTTACCTCATAACTTCAGTGAAGATAATATGGCTGGTCCTATTAAACCGCGAGTGAGCAAGGCTGAAACTTATCGAAAATTGTTTATGGCACTCGTTAGAGATGCTCGTGTAATAATGATTAAACTTGCCGATAGATTGCACAATATGCGTACTTTGCACTATCTTTCGCCCAAAAAACAAGTAGAAATCGCCCAAGAAACATTAAACTTTTATATTCCGATAGCTCATAGATTGGGTTTGCTCAAAGTAAAAATGGAATTGGAAAATCGTTCATTTTACTACTCAAATCGCGAAAATTACGAAGCTATCAGGACTGCATTGAACGAAAAGCGCCGCGAATTCATTGATTACATCAGAGTTTTCTCGGATTTAATCCAAAATTCGCTGAACGCACAAAACCTCAAGCATATTTTATCTATCGTTCACAAACACGAATACGAAATCCACAAGATGACCCAAAACGGGAAATCAATCAGCGATATAGATAATTTTTATTCTGTGGTGATTATACTCCAATCCAACGATGTACACGAATGTTATCGTGCTTTGGGAGTATTGGCTAATGCTTTCAATACTATTAGCTTTGTTGACTACATCGCAAAGCCCAAGCTCGATTGGTACAAATCACTCAACACAGAGCTTATCGGTCCCGACGGAAAGCGAATCGAAATACTGATACGCACCAAGGAGATGGATACAATAGCCGAAGAAGGCTTTGCAGCAAACTTTTCGCTCAAAACCGGCAGGGTGCGAGCACTTCAATTCACCGATTCGGATATTGACGAATGGGGCGAATGGATGAAGGATATGATTGAAGAATTCGGCGATAATGCATCGCAGATTATTTGGGATTCGCTGAAAGTAAATCTTTTCGATTCAGAGCTCACAGTATATTCGAAAGAAGGGCGACAAATTTCTCTGCCTAAGGGTTCAACTTTGGTTGATTATGCGTTTGTACTATCGGATGAATATGGTTTGCATTGCGTAACAGGCAAAGTAAATGGTTCATTTCATGATTTGAACTACAAACTGAATTCCGGCGACCAAGTCGAAATTATCAAATCGGACAATGCAGTTCCGAAATTTGAATGGCAAAAAAGTGTAGTCTCGCATAGAGCAGTAGCAATGCTTCACAAATATTTCAAACTCAATCCGCCAAAAACTTTGCTTAAGAAGAAGGCTGATGGCAATTATGATACAAAACTTATCATTCGTGGCGAAGACCGCGAATTGATGCTACTCGATATAACGGAAGCCATAGGCAAATCGAATATCAAGCGAATCAATCTCGATACGGCAGATTCGATGTTCGATGGCGCACTTTCAGTCATGGTCGAAAACGTCGAAGAGCTGAATAATATCATGGTACGATTGCTTACAGTCAAGGGTGTGAGCGATGTCAGCAGAGTTTATGAAGAAGAGGAAAAATAATTTTCACTTTTTATGTTTTTTTTTGCAACCAATTTTGACTTCGTGTGTATATCAATTTGTAATGTAAATTGAACGATAAAAATGCGATATTAAAAAAAAATAAGCATTAAACCAATTGAAAGATTTTGAATCTAATAGATAGAACAAACAATTTTATTTTTTTTTTAGGAGATTAATTATGTTGAGAAATTTGCTTATCGCAACCACAGTCGCTTTGGCACTAATTATAAGTTCATGCAGCGAATCACCAAATGCTACAGAGAACAAAACCAATTACGACTACCAATCATTTGCTATCGCTGATATCAACCCTACAGGGTTTGAATTACAAGAAGCAACGCTCGAATCCGATTTCGCACTCACTCCGGTTATTGAAGGTGATTTTGCCAATTATGACAGATTAACACCTAACAAAAGACCACCACATGTTAACAAAATGATGGCAATCGGTATGATTTTACGTCAGCTTAACCTTACTGACGACCAAATCGAAAAGGTTAAAGAGTTGATTATGAATCACAGACGTTGTGAAGCTGAATGGCTCAAATTGCTCCAACAATCAAGACGCGAAATCATGATGAAAGGACATGAAGCACGCCAAGCAATTATCAGTCAATTAAAAGCAGGGGAAATCACCAGAGAAGAAGCTGCAAAGATGATTTATCAACTTAACATGAGAATTCGTGAAGCATTAATTAACAATCCGGTCAACGAAGAAGTTAGGGCTGCTCTTAAGGCTTGTTGGGAGACTTTCATCAAAGGTATCAAAGAAATCTTAGACGAAGAACAATTAGCACTTTTTGAGAAATGGCTCGAAAGAATTGCTAACGGTGGTGGCAAGCTTGACGACCGCAAAGATGACCGCAAAGATGATCGCAAAGACGACCGCAAAAATGATGGCGGCACAGGTAATACACGAGAATAATCGCTAAGAATATTTGAAGAAAAAAGAGATTGCTCACTAAAGAGTAATCTCTTTTTTTTTAGTTATTGTAATCATTTTCAATTTTTCACGTCGAATAATTTTGTAGTTAATGAATGTGAATTAATCATTTGGAGTGAATGATGAAAAGGATAGCATTTAGCATTTTGTTCAGTCTATTTGTAGTATCCTCGGCTTTCGCACAACTTAGCGTTGGTCCGAAAATTGGATACACAGCTTCTAAACTATCGTTTGACGAGAATGATATTTCGAGTTCGTTTAACAGTTCTTTTCAATACGGTGTCTTTGCACGAATTGGAGAAGATTGGTTTATACAACCTGAAATAATGATGACACAAAAGGGTGGTGTATTGACCTATAATTCAGCAGAATACGGTAGTACACACCAAACAATAGATTTTGCTGCACTGTTCGGAATTCATCTTTTCGACTTCAAATTAGCTAAACTCAATGTTCAAGCCGGACCTGTGGCATCAATCATTACCGAAAAAGGGGTGCTTGAAATAGAAGGTGTGGTCGAGGAATCTGAATTCAGCGATGCAATGTGGTCTATGCAGTTTGGTCTTGGGCTTGATATATTGATGTTCACTTTAGATGTCCGTTATGAGTTAGGTATGAGCAGTGTGTATAGCGGCGATTTTAACGCCAAGAACTCACTGATTCAAGTTACTCTCGGATGGAAAATGTTATCTTTTTAAGATAAAGTTTGATATTTTGAATTTGACAGAGACTTTTGACCTTAAAAGTCTCTGTTTATATGTTGATTGATGATTGAATGGTTTGTTCAACTTTATAATAATCATTATTATACTTTATGATTTGTAAAAAATTTGTTATTTTTACAGTCTAAATAATTACATAATAAATAAATGATAAACCAACAAATTATCAACAAGTTTAAAAACAATATCGGAGAAATTTCGTGAAAAAAATAGCCCTTTCAATTTTGATGCTCATAGTAGGCACAATCGCTTTCCAGGGTTTTCAATGCGCTTCGAGAAATATGACTACTGCAAAGGTCGCTTATAACAACAGAGACTATGACAAATCTATAGAATATCTGAAAATGGAATTGGCAGCTAACCCCAATAACGGCGAAGCATATGTATATCTGACAGAAATCTATATGACAAAGAATGAATTCGCTTTAGCTTCGGAATCCGCTAATAAAGCTTTGAAAAGCAATATAGACGAAACCCAACGGAACACTATGAGAATTCGGATTAACCAAATTTGGGTCGAAGCGTATAATCAAGGCGTCGAAAGTTATTCAAAATACTTAGAAACCAAAGAGAAAGCCCACATTGACAAAGCAATGGCAAATTTTGACCTTGGGATTTCAATCAGACCCGAAATTACAGATTTCTACAATTTCAAAGGTTCTGCATACGAAGTGATTGGCGACACTTTGAAAGCTTTGCAACAATATGAATTATTTGTCGAAAAATCCATGAAAGACATATCATTTGCTAAAGAGAACGGATTTTATTACGACATGACTCGCAGAGCTGTGAATGACAAATTGGGCAAACCCAAAAACAGCCAAGTGAAATCAACTCCTAAAGGCGATACGACAATCACTGACCATTTTGTAATCAATGACAAAGATTTGTTCATGTTTTATGACCAAGACAAAGCTAACTACATGCTGAAAGGATGGCGATATGACCCGCCGATGGAAAGACTTGAAGTCGAACGTTCGCAAAGATTCAATATGAATACAACCCCAATCAGAGCATTGGCGCAACTTCATTACGTACGTAAGGAATTTGATGCATCGCTAAAATATATCCAATTATTTGCCCAAATTGAACCTACAAACCCCGAAGCAAACACTTCGTTGGTCGCATTATATCAGGAATTGGGCAAAACAGACGATGCACTCAAGTCAGTTGATGAACTTACTAAAACTGACCCTAAGAACAAATACGCTTGGGCACAATATGGCGACTTGCTCCAAAATATGAGCCGCTATCAAGAGTCTATTCAAAAGTATGAAAAAGCTTTGGAAATTGACCCAAATTACGAATTTGTACTTCGCAATATAGCTTCGGCTTATAAAAATTTAGCGGGTGATGTTCAGCGAAAACAACAAGATAAAATCGAAGCTGACCCTAAATATATGCCCGATTACGAAGAGTATTTCCCTCATTTGAGAAAATCTGCCGAATACTTTTCAAGAGCGATGAATACATCCGAATTTGCGAATGATTTCCAAGTGATGGGCGAATTGGCAAATATTTATACTGTTCTCGACCAAGCAAATGAATTGAAGCAAATTCTGAACAAACTCGAAGCTATTGAAAGCACAGTGCCAAAAAACAAAAGAGACCAATACTATCTCATACTAATGAAAATTTATGGTGATTTGAAAGAATCACAAAAATTGCAAGAAGTAAGAGCAAAATACGACAATTTATAATCTATATACGGGATTTGATATGAATGATAAAAATGCACCTAAACAACAACAAATAAATATCGAGTTGGGCGAAAAAGAAGCCGAAGGTATTTATTCAAATTTGGCAATTATTTCACATTCGCCTGCCGAGTTTGTTGTGGACTTTACGAGAGTCTTACCGGGTGTACCCAAAGCAAAAGTACACGCCCGAATCATTATGACGCCACAACATGCAAAATTGCTCATGAGAGCTTTGCATGACAATATAGCACGATACGAGAACACTCATGGCGAGATTAACATAGACAATCCCAACAATTTGAACAATTTTCCGGGTTTTTTCGGAGGTAGCCCGAAGGTGAATTAACCCGAAGGCAATGATAGTGTTCAAGAAAAACAATATTCACGTCATTCCAAATGCTTCGGTCAAAAATCGAAATGAAACGTTTGGGATGACATTTTTTTTGCATAAATTGCATATATAATTTGGCTTATTAACTAAAATCGGAAATAAAATGTACAAAGGAAATTATGTTCTAATCCTGCATACTCATCTGCCCTGGGTTTTGCATCATGGCAAATCTCCGCACGGAGTGGATTGGTTAAACGAAGCTGTGGCAGAATGTTATATTCCACTGCTAAATGTTTTTAACGATTTAGTAGCCGAAGGTATTTCACCCAATGTTACACTCGATATTTCCCCTGTTCTTTGCGAACAACTCGAGCATCCTGATTTCAAGAAAATTTTCCTTGATTATTGCGACGAAAAAATTGCCGCTGCTCAAAGGGACAAAATCGAATTTTCCTCGCGTGGATACGACCCGCACCATATTTGGTTGACACAGTTCTGGGAAGATTGGTTCAGAGAGCGGAGGGCTGATTTCACTGATAAATATGATATGTCTATTATCAAAGGTTTGAAGAAGCTGCAAGATGATGGTCATATCGAAGTAATGACATGCGGTGCAACTCACGGTTATTTCCCAATGCTCGGATTTGACCGAAGTGTGAATTTGCAAGTCAAAGCTGCCGTAGAGAATTACAAAAAGCACTTTGGCAGAGAGCCTCGCGGCACATGGTTGCCCGAGTGTGCATATCGCCCGGCTTATGAATGGCAATCTTATCTTCCTGTGGCTCCATTTAATGAAAAGAAATTACGTGCAGGTGTTGAACAAATCATTGCTTTGCACGGCATAAAATATTTTGTCACAGATGAGAATTTATTGCTAAAATCTGTTCCCTTGGGCAAATTTACAGACAAGGAAAACGACGTTTTTGTGCCTGTCAATTCACCATCATTCCAGCATACTGCTTGGAATTTCGACAAATCATCGCTTAGATTGTACGAAGTTAGTTCGGGAGTTGAGACTAAATATGGCACTGCGGCGGCATTTGTGCGTCATCAAGATATTTCGATGCAAGTATGGAGTGGCGAAGTTGGCTATCCCGGGCAACCGGATTATTTAGATTTCCACAAAAAGCACGTTGATTCGGGTTTGAGATATTGGAGAGTGACAGATACCAAAGCCGATATGATGTATAAAACACTCTATCATACCGATTGGACTTTCGATAAAATTGATTTGCAAACTAATCATTTCATTCATCATATCGAAAACGCACTGAATTATTACCACAACATCACCGGAATGTTTGGGACTTTGTGCACTCCGTTCGATACTGAGCTTTTTGGTCATTGGTGGTTCGAAGGACCGCTTTTCATCAAATCTTTGCTCAAAGGTATGCATAATTCTCCTCATACCAAAGCTGCAACAGCTTGGGAACAATACAACAAAATCAACCCAACTGAAGTAATCAAATTACCGGAAGGTTCGTGGGGTGAAGGCAACAGCCACGAAGTTTGGTCAAACGACGACAATAATTGGACATGGGAAGCAATTTATAATAATGAATTGAGATTAAGCAAAATATACGAAAGCAATTCGATTCCCGATTTGGGAGCTTTGCAAAGAAGGATATTGACTCAGGCGTTGAGAGAGCTTATGCTGCTCCAATCTTCGGATTGGCAATTTTTGATTTATACACGTTCGGCTCAAGATTATGCCGAGCAAAGATTTGTATATCATCATTCCGATTTTAACAAATTATGCGATTTATTTGAAACTTATGCCGGAAAATCTGAAATTGAATTGAACGATGAGCTATATTTGAGCGAAACAGAAGAACGCAATTCCATCTTTCCGGAACTAAATCCGGAATGGTGGGCGGAACCTTTTAGTTAACATTTGTTTGCCAATGAGCAATTCAAATCAAATTGTAAAAAATATACTTTCGATGGGAACAGCAGAACTCTCCGCTAAGGGATTGGCTGTGATTTATACATTGTACCTCATCAGTACAATCGGACCCGAAAGCAATGGTGCTTTGAGCTTTGCCAAATCTATTGTTCAATACTTTTTTATAATTGTAATGCTCGGATTTGACCAAGCAGGCATACGAGATGTAGCTCGCAACCAAGCATTGCTGCCAAAATATGTCGGTTCGATTTTGATGCTCCGAATTGCACTTGCAATTTTGGGCTATATCGGCATTATCATCACAACACACATAATTGATTCCTTCTCACCGATTGCCGACGTCACCAAGAGGATGATTTATATTTACGGTTTTCTGCTATTCGGACAGGCAACTTTGCTCACATGGGTCTATATGGCTGTCGAGAAAATGCACATATTAGCAATCAGGTCGCTTGTTCTCGGCATTCTGAATCTGGTTGGCATTATGGTCTTCGTCAAAAGCGAAAGCGATGTCGAAATAGCAATCATTATTATCACTATCTCGTTCATGGTCAATTCGATTTGGATGTTTATCCACTACAAAAGCACATTCGGCAAACTGAGTTTTTCGTTTGATAAAAGCTTCATCCTGAGTTTGTTTCGCCAATCTTTCAGCATTGGATTGATTTTTTTGATTGCAACGATGTACAATAACATAGACATCACGATGCTTGGAATAATCAAAGATGAGCGCGAAACAGGGATTTTTGCCGCAGCACACCAATTGCTCGCTTTTTTGATTTTGCCTACGTTAATCCTTCAAGGTGCCTTTTTCCCCAAATTTTCCCGAGCTACAAACTTTGAAGAAAGAGATAAAGTAATCAGTATTTTTTCACGAATCAATTTTCTCCTGGGCTCATTTATAGCTCTGAATTTATTTCTTTATTCCGACTTAATCGTTGTGCTATTGGGAACTCAATATGCAGAATCATCGGGAGCATTGAAAATACTCTCGGTGACGATTTTTCTTCAATACATTGTCGTAAACTATTTCCAACCACTGATATCTTGGAAA encodes:
- a CDS encoding Nramp family divalent metal transporter, giving the protein MNKEKIIGILKTIGPGILFAGAAIGGSHLVQSTRAGADYGFTLLWIVVMANLFKYPFFEFSYRYTASTGRSLLEGYNDMGRWILVAFTIVSVITGIINLAALALVSAGLAGYIFGGGVDPLMMSIGLVLLCFLLLVIGKYPALDKIMKIMVFLLGVCTFIAFLLAIDRGQNIPPDFTPMDLYTKGGIIFIIALMGWMPAPIELSAWTSLWTLSRSKQKKHIPTLKESLIDFHIGYIGTTLLAIFFLTLGATLMYGTGIQFSNSGAVFAQQLISLYTKLFGSWSAVIIAPAAFITMFSSLLTVMDGYPRAITGSLFLLSKRANQLKLNVYFAIMIIISVLGLIIVSFFAKNLKLMMDVATIVSFLAAPILAFFNYKVVTTKYFPEQGKPPLWLKILAIAGMVFLSGFSLIYLYTLFFLD
- a CDS encoding DUF2851 family protein, producing the protein MQVENERELLRKVHAYLSNPSQVFMTQSNNRLQILSPGKMNLYDGPDLKNIAILLNGYVIVGDAEFHRSSSDWLRHAHSSNIEYDDVVIHIVFKDDTPIRRDFETLVIDETQLKLLAPTEKRTEIDIANDIEELQNYALIRLLRMTAKAKKMFNNGNLREGFHSNLADFLQRYASKRRRPSYDEKRLNEILENLTNSEMIDFLNFLEIKETVSIPDTMHGFIKKRIANEGAHLRREIVLNCLLPSALSIADDNSRISLFSWFWSTSALNTYGVLKKRFPNIPQNFLWQQQGMLEYIKENGRQPDYISETSNTYGFGEILSFYKLGRLPLEFFED
- a CDS encoding tetratricopeptide repeat protein, which encodes MSEENIQEIEDWVTKGDDYAKNQVFDKAVECYTRAITSNPRASFAYFKRGSVLVQLDMFNDALEDFNNAVMLNPSFSFAYFKRGSVKFNLHHYKSAIEDFSTAIELNADFSFAYYKRGMCKLKLKDIDEALEDLNLALELNPGYMPAYLNRGNIYFDKKDYENAVKNYTSALTIEPSQEKTLVARGLANSHIQRYKSALDDFALAVKINPNSHLAYNYRGLIYNKTKNFTLAVIEFDKVIELAPNNADAYNNRAIAHFWMKDYEKAVKDYSRALHLKPNSPHLYFNRANALYYLKQFIEAILDFDKAIELQPGLTSAYFGRANCSVYMNKYRDAIQDFSRAITLNPKFLQAYIGRGNAYLKMKVFKKALEDFTLAIELNKENPIGYLNRGIAFKLEGINEKAAIDFQEFLRLSTHNTRTVIQIKNWLKKMHYPLIRAK
- a CDS encoding LD-carboxypeptidase, whose translation is MNRKEFLSIASLAIGSLMLSKSIAKANVSQKSTVKPAKLVPGDTIGIVSPGTSVSSPDDLAKVEEILKYLGLNFKYAKNTVSGSGYKTRSVRQRIDDMHEVFADSSIKGVICTRGGYGSGRLVDGLDYDLIRQNPKIFVGYSDITALHLAINKNAGLRTFHGPVLMSSFNNYTATNFRNIVFGDVNFPLVLSNPHSGSSPRNPFPIRTIVPGEAEGITLVANLSLLTSLMGTRFEPDFDGKILLIEDVGEPPYRIDRMLNQLRLAGVFAKIAGLIFGRCDDCGSGSTQNTWDLSLGEVLDSYFAELKIPVFYGFMFGHTDNQLTIPQMCKAKMNAVEGDLTLLESPVI